TTTGGAAACCCTGTTATCCCTGCCCCGCAACGTCAAGAAAACCTTCTTCGTCATCCACGACGTTTTGATGATTTTTATCGCCTTTTGGTTCGCGCAAAGCCTCCGAGTCCAATACTCCGACGAATGGGCAAGCATGGCGAACTGGCTTGCCTTCGGCTCGACTGCCTTTTTGACCATCGCGCTGTTTGTCAGACTGGGGCTGTACCGCGCCGTTACCCGCTTCGTCAGCACCCGCGTCCTGACCGCCGCCGCATTCGGCAGCCTGATTTCGGCAGTCTTGTTCTGCCTGACCACTCTGGTTTTCGAACGCAAACTGCACCTCGCCCTGCCCGTCGTTTATTTCTTGCTGCTGGTCGTCTGCATCACCAGTTCGCGCATGATTCTGCGCGCCATCCTGACCGACCGCCACAAAAAACAAATGGCGCCCGTCATCATTTACGGCGCAGGACAATCCGGCCGCCAACTGCTGGAAGCCATCAAACAGGTCAACGAATATTCCGCCGTCGCCTTTGTGGACGACAACCCCAAAATCCGCCGCACCGTCATCTACGACCTGACCGTCTATGGTCCTGAAGACATCCAATCGCTCATCGACCGCTACGGTGTGGAAAAAATCCTGCTCGCCATCCCCAGCTCTACTCAGGAAGAACGCCGCCGCATCATCCAAAGCCTCGAAAAATACAAATGCGAAGTGCTGACTATTCCGGGCATGAAAGACTTGGTGGACGGTAAAATCAAAGTCAGCGCGCTGAAAAAAATCTCCGTCGTCGATTTGCTCGGCCGCGACCCCGTCGCCCCGCGCCCCGAACTCATGGGTGCGGACATTACCGGCAAAACCGTGATGGTAACAGGAGCGGGCGGGTCCATCGGCTCCGAACTCTGCCGCCAAATCCTGAAATGCCGCCCGTCCAAATTACTGCTGTTCGAACTGTCCGAGTTCTCCCTGTACAGCATAGACAAAGAATTGCGCGAAACTCAGGCAGCCGCCGGCAGTCAAATCGAAGTCGTCCCCCTGCTCGGCTCCGTGCAAAATAAAGAACGCCTGATCAGCGTCATGACCGCGTACGGCGTTGAAACCGTCTATCATGCCGCCGCCTACAAACACGTCCCCATGGTCGAGTTCAACACCGTCGAAGGCATACGCAACAACGTCTTCGGCACGCTCTTGTGCGCCCAAGCCTCCGTCGAATCCGGCGTCAGCACCTTCGTGCTCATCTCCACTGACAAAGCCGTGCGCCCGACCAACACCATGGGCGCCAGCAAACGCATGGCGGAACTCTGCCTGCAGGCACTCGCCGCCGAACCCGGCCAACAGACCCGCTTCTGTATGGTGCGTTTTGGCAACGTTTTAGGCTCTTCAGGCTCCGTCGTCCCCGTGTTTGAAAAACAAATCGCCGAAGGCGGCCCCATCACCCTGACCCACCAAGACATCACCCGCTACTTCATGACCATCCCCGAAGCCGCCCAACTCGTCATTCAAGCGGGCGCGATGGGCAAAGGCGGCGACGTATTCGTGTTGGATATGGGCGAATCTGTTAAAATCATTGACTTAGCCAAACAAATGATTACGCTTAGCGGCCTGAAATTGAAAGATGCCCAACATCCCGACGGCGATATCGAAATTAAAATTACAGGACTGCGTCCGGGCGAAAAACTTTATGAAGAGTTGCTCATCGGAGACGAAGTGCAAAAAACCACTCATCCCCGAATTATGACCGCCAGCGAAGTAATGCTGCCATGGGCGCAATTAAATGACATAATTATGCGTATGGACTTAGCGTGCTCAAATTCAGACCAACAAACCCTGCGCGCCCTGCTGCTCGAAGCCCCCGCAGGCTTTAATCCCAAAGACGATATTTGCGATTTAGTTTGGCAGCAGACACATTAAATACCCGACCGATAAAGCAAAACATTCCACAAAAAGGTCGTCTGAAAGTTTTCAGACGACCCCGATAAGACTGACAAGGATACCGACATGAAAAAACAGCTTGCCCTCATCAGCCTGTCCCTGATGGCACTGACCGCCTGCAACAGCAGCACCGTCATTCCCGGCTCCACCATCAACACACGCAACAAAACCATCGTTTACGAAAACGGCGAAACCGTAGCAGATACCAAATTCGACAAGCGCGTCGCCATCTATCCGATTACCTTCGGCCTCGTTGAAAAAATGCGCAAACCGCCAGTGTTGTCACAAAACAACGGTGCACTTGAGCGCAGCAAAGCCGCCTACCGCTACCACATCGGTAAAGGCGACGTATTGAACATCATGGTCTGGGCGCACACTGACCTCAATTCGCCCGTACAACAAAGCAACCCGCAAACCAACCAAGTCAGCCGTGGCGCATGGGTGGACGAAGGCGGCTACATCACCTATCCACTGGTCGGCAAAATCCAAGCGCAAGGCAAAACCATAGACGAGCTGCAAAACATCCTGACAGGTCGTCTGAAACGCTATCTTAAAAATCCCCAAGTCGCCATCAACGTAACCGAATTCCGCTCGCAACGCGTATCCGTTTCCGGCGCCGTCGGACAAGCAGGACAACTGCCGATTACCAACGTCCCCATGACCATCCTCGATGCCGTCAACCAAGCGGGCGGCGTGGCGCAAAATGCCGACACCCACAACATCAAATGGACGCACAACGGCGTTGACCGCACCATCTCCCTGCAAAACATCATGCAGTACGGCGATATGTCGCAAAACCACCTCTTAAGCAACGGCGACATCGTTTACGTTCCGAACAACAGCAACAGCAAAGTGTACGTTATGGGCGAAGTCGGCCGCCAAGCCACCCTGCCTATCGGCAACCACGGCCTGAACCTCACTCAAGCCTTGGGTGAAACCGGCGGCATGAACCAAGCCTTGGCAGACGCAACCGGCGTCTTCGTCATCCGCCGTGCGCCCGAAGATGCGGCCAAGCCTATCCACATTTACCAACTTAACCTGAAAGACGCGACCGCTTACGCCTTGGGCAGCGACTTCGACCTGCGTCCGAACGACGTTGTTTATGTGACTGCCGCCCCAGTTACCCGTTGGAACCGCGTAGTGTCGCAATTGACCAGCTTCGTCAGCAACGTCAACGCTATCGACAACACGTTCAAATAACCTGACGGCGCCTGACAGCACCTGCTGTCAGGCAAAACGGCAGGCCGGTTATTTATCGTCTGACGACATATAAACAAAACCCTTTCAGACCGACCAAATATCCGACCTCAAACCGTTTTATCATGATTTGACCCTATACAAGAAAAAAATACCGCTTCTCTTATGTTTCAAAATATTTTAGTAGTATGCATGGGAAATATCTGCCGCTCCCCGATAGCGGAGCGCATCTTGCAGAAAAAGCTGCCCGGACACCGTGTCAGTTCGGCCGGCATCAACGCATTGGCGGGAAAAGATGCCGACTTCCAAGCCATTAAAACCGCCCTTAAACACGGCGTAGTCGTTGCCGGACACACCGCCCGCCAACTGACTCCTGAAATGTGCAATGCAGCAGACCTGATTTTGGTGATGGAGCCGGCCCATATCGATATGGTTGCCGACATCCTGCCTTCCGCGCGCGGGAAAACCATCCTGCTCGCCCAATGGCTGCCCAAGAAAAACATACCCGACCCGTTCAAACAAAGCAGCGAAATGTTTGAAGCCGTATTCCAACAAATACAAAGCGCAGCCGAGACTTGGGCTGAAAAATTGAACGGACCAACCCCGGCATAACACTCACTTACGCCGGATTCAATCAATTAAATCCAAACAGAAAGCCTACTGATGTATAAACAATATCCGTCATCAGCATCCTCCAACAACGACGAAATCGATTTCGGCCAACAACTGCACAATCTGTGGCTGCACAAATCCAAAATCGCCACCGCACTGATTGCGGGCGGCTTGCTCGGTGCCGTTTTCAGCTTTGCGTCCACGCCTGTCTACCGCGCCGACGCCATGTTGGAAATCGAAACCAAACAAAACCAGATTCTGACCGAAATCAACAACATGCTTTCCAACGAGCCGGCGCCTTCCGAAGCCGAAATCGAATTGGTCCAATCACGCATGGTTATAGGTAAAACCGTTGATGAGCTTCAGCTTGACCAAGAAGTCAAAGCCACCTACTTCCCGGTTTTCGGCAACATGATTCACAACCTCAGCGGCAACGACGATCCGATTTTGAAAATCGGTACATTTACCGTTTCCGAAGAATGGATCAACAAACCCTTCAAACTGACCGTCAAAGACAGCAAAAACTATATCCTGACGCTCCCGAACGGTACAGCCAAAGAAGGCCGCGTCGGCACTCCGCTGAAAATCAATAACGAAACCGTTCTGAAAGTCGACCAAATCCTTGCCGAAACAGATCAGGATTTCGAGTTGACCAAGTTTTCCAAGCTCAGCGCCATCGAAAACATCAAAAACCAACTCTCGGTCATCAGCAAAGGCAAAACCAGCCCCATCATCAACCTTGCCTACACCGATGTTGATCCGAAAAAAACCAGCGCCGTCCTCAACAGCATCGCCGACAACTACGTCGCGCAAAACCGCGAACGCGACATTCAAGTCGCCTCCAGCGGCTTGGCGTTCATCAGCGAAGAATTGCCTCGTCTGAAAGAAACCCTGCAAGAAGCAGAAAACAAACTCAATGCTTACCGCGAACGCGCCGGTTCGCTCGACATTCCGCTTGAGTCCAAAGGCGCGCTTGAAAGCCTGACCAGCATCGAAACACAAATCACCCTGCTCAAAACCGAAGAAGCAGGCTTGGCGGAACTGTACACTCCGGAACACCCTTCCTATAAAGCCGTTTTGGACAAACTGGCGGTACTCGAACGCGCCAAGAGCAAAATCAACCAGCAAATCGCCGGCCTGCCCAACACCCAACAGGAAGTCATCCGCCTGACCCGCGACGTAGAAACCAACCAAGCGACCTACGTCCAACTCTTGGCGAAACAACAAGAACTCAACATCATGAAAGCCAGCGCGCAAGGCAATGTCCGCGTCGTTGACCATGCCTACACGCCGGAACAACCGATCGCCCCGCGCAAAGCCGTCATTACCGCATTAAGCGCGCTTGCCGCAGGCGCGCTCGCCTCCATGTGGGTCATGCTGCAAGGCCGTATGCGCCGAGGCATCACGTCGTCTGAAGAGATTGAAAACCTCAATCTCGAAGTCGCCGCCCTCGTACCCTACTCCAAAACCCAGCAAAAACGCGACCTGTTGAAACGCAAATTCAAATCCCTGACCGGCCGCTCCAATTATCTGCTGGCAAACGAGGACGCCTCCGACGTCGCCGTCGAAGCCATCCGCGCCCTTCGTACCAACATCTACTTCTCCATGCTGGATGCGCGCAACAATGTCCTCATGATTACCGGTGCGGCGCCGGAAGCGGGCAAATCCTTTATTTCCGCCAACCTCGCCACCGTAATGGCACAATCAGGCAAACGCGTATTGCTGATCGATACCGATATGCGTAAAGGCTATTTGGACCAACTGTTCAAACTGACGCCCGAATACGGCTTGGCAGACATCCTTTCCGGCCATGTCTCCCCTGCCAAAGCCGTCTG
The DNA window shown above is from Neisseria sicca and carries:
- a CDS encoding polysaccharide biosynthesis tyrosine autokinase → MYKQYPSSASSNNDEIDFGQQLHNLWLHKSKIATALIAGGLLGAVFSFASTPVYRADAMLEIETKQNQILTEINNMLSNEPAPSEAEIELVQSRMVIGKTVDELQLDQEVKATYFPVFGNMIHNLSGNDDPILKIGTFTVSEEWINKPFKLTVKDSKNYILTLPNGTAKEGRVGTPLKINNETVLKVDQILAETDQDFELTKFSKLSAIENIKNQLSVISKGKTSPIINLAYTDVDPKKTSAVLNSIADNYVAQNRERDIQVASSGLAFISEELPRLKETLQEAENKLNAYRERAGSLDIPLESKGALESLTSIETQITLLKTEEAGLAELYTPEHPSYKAVLDKLAVLERAKSKINQQIAGLPNTQQEVIRLTRDVETNQATYVQLLAKQQELNIMKASAQGNVRVVDHAYTPEQPIAPRKAVITALSALAAGALASMWVMLQGRMRRGITSSEEIENLNLEVAALVPYSKTQQKRDLLKRKFKSLTGRSNYLLANEDASDVAVEAIRALRTNIYFSMLDARNNVLMITGAAPEAGKSFISANLATVMAQSGKRVLLIDTDMRKGYLDQLFKLTPEYGLADILSGHVSPAKAVCETRIENLHLISNGGYPKNPSELLMDSRFTELLANAQKRYDYVIIDTPPVLAVTDATIVGQLAGTVLLVSRYGNTTTRELEISADRLRQNKINIKGVILNGMKREANSMYDYYAYHSPQDGKKPVKKEAPENKA
- a CDS encoding polysaccharide biosynthesis protein, giving the protein MNLETLLSLPRNVKKTFFVIHDVLMIFIAFWFAQSLRVQYSDEWASMANWLAFGSTAFLTIALFVRLGLYRAVTRFVSTRVLTAAAFGSLISAVLFCLTTLVFERKLHLALPVVYFLLLVVCITSSRMILRAILTDRHKKQMAPVIIYGAGQSGRQLLEAIKQVNEYSAVAFVDDNPKIRRTVIYDLTVYGPEDIQSLIDRYGVEKILLAIPSSTQEERRRIIQSLEKYKCEVLTIPGMKDLVDGKIKVSALKKISVVDLLGRDPVAPRPELMGADITGKTVMVTGAGGSIGSELCRQILKCRPSKLLLFELSEFSLYSIDKELRETQAAAGSQIEVVPLLGSVQNKERLISVMTAYGVETVYHAAAYKHVPMVEFNTVEGIRNNVFGTLLCAQASVESGVSTFVLISTDKAVRPTNTMGASKRMAELCLQALAAEPGQQTRFCMVRFGNVLGSSGSVVPVFEKQIAEGGPITLTHQDITRYFMTIPEAAQLVIQAGAMGKGGDVFVLDMGESVKIIDLAKQMITLSGLKLKDAQHPDGDIEIKITGLRPGEKLYEELLIGDEVQKTTHPRIMTASEVMLPWAQLNDIIMRMDLACSNSDQQTLRALLLEAPAGFNPKDDICDLVWQQTH
- a CDS encoding arsenate reductase/protein-tyrosine-phosphatase family protein, with the protein product MFQNILVVCMGNICRSPIAERILQKKLPGHRVSSAGINALAGKDADFQAIKTALKHGVVVAGHTARQLTPEMCNAADLILVMEPAHIDMVADILPSARGKTILLAQWLPKKNIPDPFKQSSEMFEAVFQQIQSAAETWAEKLNGPTPA
- a CDS encoding polysaccharide export protein, with the translated sequence MKKQLALISLSLMALTACNSSTVIPGSTINTRNKTIVYENGETVADTKFDKRVAIYPITFGLVEKMRKPPVLSQNNGALERSKAAYRYHIGKGDVLNIMVWAHTDLNSPVQQSNPQTNQVSRGAWVDEGGYITYPLVGKIQAQGKTIDELQNILTGRLKRYLKNPQVAINVTEFRSQRVSVSGAVGQAGQLPITNVPMTILDAVNQAGGVAQNADTHNIKWTHNGVDRTISLQNIMQYGDMSQNHLLSNGDIVYVPNNSNSKVYVMGEVGRQATLPIGNHGLNLTQALGETGGMNQALADATGVFVIRRAPEDAAKPIHIYQLNLKDATAYALGSDFDLRPNDVVYVTAAPVTRWNRVVSQLTSFVSNVNAIDNTFK